Below is a genomic region from Treponema sp. OMZ 798.
AAGAACATTACGAAAATTTGGCAAGGGAAAATCTTGCGGTAAACGGAGAAGCCGAAAAGATAACTGCCTCAATAGGCTATGCCGCTAAAGATCTGGCAGGAATCCCTAAGGAGGCAGACTTAGGGCTCGGCTGCGGGAATCCTCAAGAGGCGGCCAAGCCTCGCCTAAACGAAAGCGTTCTTGACCTAGGCTGCGGACGGGGGCTTGACTGCTTTATAGCATCAAAGGCAGTGGGTAAAAACGGAAAGGTCTTCGGGCTTGACGGCTCCGAAACCATGATAAGACGGGCCTCGGAAATCGCCGTAAAAAACGGCTTTACCAACTGCGAATTTATTTTGGGCGAGATTGAAAACATTCCTCTTCCCGATAATTCCTTAGACCTTATCATGAGTAATTGCGTAATAAACCTGTCTACGGATAAATACGGAGTTTATTCCGAGATTTACCGCTGCCTTCGCAAAGGCGGAAGAACAGCTGTTTCGGATATAACCTTAAAAAAAGCCCTGCCCCAAGAGTGGGTATCCGATCCCGATATGGTAAAAACCTGAGTGGGAGGAGCCTGGTCTGCGGAGCAGATCAAAACAGCCTTCGAAAAAATCGGCTTTAAAAATATCGACATAAGCTCAAAAGAGGTATCCGACGAGTATGCCAAAAAATGGGGCCACGGCTTGGAAATAAAAACCTACATCCAAAGCAGCCTCATCTATGCCGAGAAGTAGGAATCTTTAAAATTTACCCGTTTATAGAAAACGCAGGAGTAAAAAATGATTGAATATAAGGGATATATCGGAAAAATAGAATACGATCCGGAAGCAAAAATACTACATGGAGATGTTATAAATACTCGTGATGTTATTACATTTCAAGGTACAAGCGTAGCGGAAATAGAAAAAGCCTTTGTTGACTCGGTTGACGATTACCTCAACTGGTGCCGGGAAGAAAATGTAGAACCCGAGAAACCATATTCCGGAAAATTCAACATACGCATATCACCGGAACTTCATAAACGAATTGCAATCAATGCTAAAAGATTAAATCTTTCATTAAATAGTTTCGTTGAAAAAGCCTTACAACATGAATTAACAATGACTAGAATATAAATTACTATGCTCTCGGCATCCATGTAAGCATTATATATAAAATGAAGGAGGAGAAAACTTTGAACTTAACAGACGATATACAATTACAAGAATTAAAAAATGCCTTTATTTCTTTTTACGGGAATTCGGAAGAAAAAATTATTTTTGCGGCTTCACCTGCTCGCATAAATATAATAGGCGAACACATAGATTATAACGGAGGTCTTGTACTTCCTGCGTCGGTGAATTTATATTTAAGGATTGCCTTGCGTAAACGGCGGGATAAAAAAATAATTTACCGCTCGGTTAAATCGGAAAAAGTTTTTGAATTTGAGCTTGACGGAAATTTAGCCTTTGATGAAGAAAAAGATTATGCAAATTATTTAAACGGAATGTTTTTGTTTTTAAAAGAAAGGGGCTTAAAGGCCGACACCGGTTTTGAGCTTTTAATCACAAGCGACATTCCGCAAGGAAGCGGTATATCTTCTTCGGCTGCCTTGGAGCTTTGTTTCGGCAAAATTATTTCTCATGCCTTTGATTTTGAAATCAACGGAGTTGAGCTTGCTAAAACCGGCAGGCGTGTCGAAAATGAATTTTTAGGCCTTAAATCGGGAATTATGGATCAGTTTTCGATAGCTATGGGTAAAAAAAATCAGGCCCTGCTTTTAGACACTTCCTCACTGGAGTATGAGTACATTCCTCTCGAAACCGAGCCTTACCGAATTGTAATTATGAATTCAAATAAGCCGCGCAAATTGACGGAATCTAAATACAACGAAAGAAAGGAAGAATGCGAAAAAGCCCTTGCCTTTTTACAAAAAGAAAAAGATATAAATTTTTTGTGCGATCTAAGTGTTTCCGATTTTAAAAAATTGGAGCAAGGCTTGGCTTCCAATTTGGGAGAAAAATTTGCCCGCAGGGTAAGGCATTGCGTTACCGAGATGGACAGGGTAAGGCGGAGTGCCGAAGCCTTAAAAAATAAGGACTTAAAACTTTTAGGCGATTATCTAAACCAATCCCACCTTTCCTTAAAAGACGATTACGAGGTTACCGGAAAAGAACTGGATGCTCTTTTCTTTGCAGCCATAAAAGAAAAAAGCTGTATCGGTGCAAGGATGACAGGTGCCGGCTTTTCGGGCTGTGCCATCGCCATTGTTCACAAGGACGGCTTTGAAGACTTTGCCGAAAGGGTCGGGAAGGAGTACACGGAACAAACCGGCTTTACCGCCTCATTTTTTGCCTGCCAAGCATCCGACGGAGTATCTGTTATTTCGGTGTAATTTTAACCGCAAAGCTCGGTGTCAAAATAATAAATCAGTCCTTGACGGCTGCCGCGGATAAAGTACTTCCACCATAAGACGAGATGAGGGCTTAAGGGCTCTCCTATTTTTTGAGTCTTGAGCATCCGTTCTTTTAGCTTCGGTTCAAGGTCAAACGATTTTTTTATTGCTTCCCGAATAGAAAGGCCGTGTACATCAAAGGCCGTATTTAAAAAATCTTTAAAAAATGAAGGGTAGAGAATTTCATCTTCTTCTATCAAAATAGAATTTTCCAATAGCTTATCGAAGCTTTTGTTTTTAATTTTGTCTGTGCTTTTGTTTTGCGGAAATTTAAAAAAGTTCGGCGGATAATTATTTTGCTCAGCTATTGAAGGGTTTGTCTTTTCAAAAAAAAGATTTGTTTTGCTGTTTGCTTTTTCAAGGCGCAAAAAGATTTTTTGGACGGCCTCCATGCTTGCCTTGACTGCTTCCTCATAGCTTTCTGCAGAGCTTAGGACATTGCCGCATTTTTCTACATTGTTTTTAGGAAAGACAGCCTCATCATTTTCAAAGAGGCGTGGTAAAACATCTTTTACGTTTTTTGTGCTTCTTGCTCCTTCAAGCCCTTCTATTTTTTTTATTATTCCCGGCACCGAAATCCAAGCCCGTTCTGCACTAAACCGGGCGGCACCACCTATGGGAAGCTCATCTACGGGTTCGCCTAGGGCGATTTTGACGGCGGCCTTAGTTACATTAAAGCCCGAAGAATAGGGAACCGTCCAGCCTGACATGTAACCCCCTGAAAGGCGGGCCGCGATTTCGCCGACACAGGCAGTCCTTTTGTCGCCCTTTTGGGGATCGGCTTTTCGTAAAAAAATATCTCCCTTGGCCGCTCCGTTTGTAAGCCCCAAGGCCCTTATGCCTAGGCAAAAAACTCTTATAAGCTCATCGCATTCTTCTTTGCCCTTAATAGACGGAATCGTGTGCCCCATTTCGACAAAGTATGGCGGGAAAAAAATATGCCTGTCTGCGAGGGCGTTTAAAAAAATCTCTCCGTTTACAACGAGGGCTTCAAGCGAAAACTCTTCACCGTCGATGAACTCCTCGGCGATGGCCTTTCCGCTCCGCGAAAAATTTACCGCATCTTCTAAGGCCGGTCTTAACTCCTCTTGGGAGTAAACCAAGCGGCAGCCGCGGGCTCCCATATTGTCGGCAGGTTTTATCGTAATAGGAAAGGGAATGTCTTTTTGTTTTAAGATTTGAAGAGCCTCATCGATTTCGTTTTTAAAAATATGGGTAAACTTAGGGGAAGGTACTCCGTGCTTTTCAAAGCACTCCCTCATCAAGACCTTATCGCTTGCGCGGCGGGCTGCTTCCAAGCTGTGCCCGGGAAGAGACCGACTTTCTGCAACGGCTGCAACCGATACTGAAAAGTCCGTAGCTGCAGTAAAGACCCCGTCCAGGCCGGCTATGCCCTTATCGGCCGGGCCGCCTTCTTCTTTTAACTTTTTTGCAAGGTCTATGAGGGAAGGAATATCTTTTAAATCTATCGGAAAAAATTTGTCGGCCTCTTTTGCACAAACCGCATTCGGGTTTCCGTCGACAGCTATAACCTCACAGCCCAATTCCTTTGCAGCCCTTATTGCAGGCCCCTGCATTAACCCTGCTCCTAAAATCAAAATCCGCTTTTTATTTTCTTTCATATCCGGCTTAAACTCATCCTAATTCTAAAAATTTAAAAGCCTGTCGGAATATCTATAAAACAGGTCTCAAGGTTTGTATCAAGTTCAAGCTTTTTTGCAACCAATTGAACGCCTACGGTTTCCGTTTGGTAATGCCCGCCTGCAATAACATTTATTCTGTTTTCGAGGGCATTGTGATAGGTAATGTGTTCTATTTCGCCCGTTATGTATAAGTCGAGCCCTAAGGCTATGGCATCATCTATTTCCGAAGCGGCTCCTCCCGAAATGACTCCCACGGTTTTAATCTTTTTAGGTCCGAAGGGAAGGATGTTTGCAGGTTTTTCTCCTTGGGGGAAAAGCTTATTTACAATCTCGTCTATCTCCAAGCCTTCTTCCGACCCCGGCTTTGCAGGAAGGCTGCCGTAAAGACCTATGTTTATACCCCTGTACATTCCGAACTCTTTTAAGTTTTCAAGCTCAAGGCGGCGGGCAAGCCCGATGTTGTTCCCGTAAAGAGGATGAGCATCGAGGGGAAGGTGAACGGCATAAAGCACAATGTCATTGTCTAAAAGAGCTTTTATCCTGTGATAATGATTTCCCATAATCCTTAAAGAGCGGCTCCATAAAAGGCCGTGGTGTACGAAGAGCATATCGGCCTTCCGCTCGGCGGCTTCCTTTATCGATTGAAGACAGGCATCTACTGCAAAGGCAATTTTTTTTATTTCTTTTCCGCTGTTTTGCACTTGAACGCCGTTTTGCGACAAATCCTGAGCCGCAAAGGCATCTATGTTTAATAATTCGGTAAAATAAAGATCAAGGTCTTTTAACTTCATAATAATCCCCCGCAAAAACTTTTGTTAGATTATACTTTAGATTCTTTTTGAATTCAAGACGGCGGGATGATTGACGATTTATCAATCAAGTTTTATGCGGATTGATGAGGCTATTTAAAAAAATATGTTTTCGTTTCGTAAAAACTATGATATAATTATTCTTAATTAATTTAAGGAGGTTTGAGTATGCAACTTACTCGGGAACAGGAAGAAATTTTAAACGGTTCTCAAGGAGAGATGCAGGCTAAGGTTTTAAAAACCTTGGTCATGTATGGTGAAGCCTTTGGTGCCGAAAGGCTTGTGAAAGTTACGGGAAGATACGGACATCTTGTTACAAGTTTTGGGATAGGAGTTATGAAGCCGGTTTATAAATTGATGGATGAACTTCTTCAATCCCAAGCTGTTTCAGGGATTCCGTTTACGGTAGACCCGCGTCCGCTCGATGACGTGGTGCCCAAAAGTTTTTTGGAACGCCTTGTTTTTAGGTTTATGTACAGCAAGCAGGAAGAATATGAAAAGCAGCTTAAAGCTATGGGGCTTCTTTCAGATGAGGGCTACACTTGCACTTGCTATTTCGATGAGGTAGGGAATACGCCGAAGAAGGGAGAAATCTTAAGCTGGGCCGAATCCTCTGCCGTTAATTATGCAAACTCGGTATTGGGAGCGAGGTGTAATCGCAATTCAGGTATCATCGAAATGTTCGGGCTTATTGCAGGCTGGGTACCCGAGTTCGGCTTATTGACCGATGAGGGGCGTAAGGCCGATTTAATTGTCGAGATCGAAACCGAAAATCTAGCCGAAGCCCAACTTTTGGGAAGCGCTATAGGAATCAAGGCTGTTGAAAACGTGCCCTACATTCGAGGCTTGGATAAATTTTTAGGACATGATCTGAATGAGGAGGTAAGAGCCTACTTTAAGGATATGGGAGCCGCCATGGCATCCAACGGAGCCGTCGGTTTATACCATGTCGAAAACCTGACGCCTGAGGCGAAGGAATCCGGGGCTTCTTTAATCCGTAAAAATGCAGAGACCTATAAAATTACCGAAGCCGAGCTTTTGAGGATAAGAGCTTCATATCCTGATATTAGAAAAAATAAAAATGCCGCTCCCGAGCTTTGTTTTATAGGCTGTCCTCATCTTTCAAAACAACAGCTCATTAAATGGACAAATACTATAGAAAGAAAGTTAAAGGAAAATAACAAATCAAAAATTTCTATACCGACGGTTATGACTTCGCCAAGGGGAGTTTTAAAGGAGTTTTCCAAAACCGAGGAATATGCAAAATTAAAATCCTTCGGTCTTCTTTTTTCTGAAACCTGTCCCCTCATGTATATGAATAACCCGCTTTGTGCAAAAAAATCGGTTATCACAAATTCCAATAAACTTAGAACCTATACTACGGCTGTCTACTATAAGGACGATGAAATAGCCGATCTAATTACGGGAGGCGTTTAATATGAAAACATTTAAGGGAAGAGTAATTGTTCCGGGAACAGTATCGGCAGAGGCCCTTGTAAGCTCTCAAGGTTTTAATACCCTTGCAAGCTTTCAAAAAGCTTTGATGTTCGGGGATAAGAAGGCTCATTGCTCCGATCAAAACAATCCGGACTTGTATAAAAAGGAAATAGCAGGGAAGGCTCTTTGTCTTCCGCAGACCATAGGCTCAACTACGGGCGGAATGGTTATATTCTGTGCCGCTTCTATGGGCCGGCAGCCTGCCTGTATGCTTTTTTCGGAACCCATAGATTCATTGGCTGCAGCAGGCGTAATCCTTGCAGCAAACTTTGCCGATAATCCTATTCCTACAATCGATAACTTGGGAAAAGAATTTTTATCTGCGGTTAAAAGCGGAAGCAGAATCGAAGTTAAAGAAGGTGGTGAAGTTTTAATTGAAGACTAAGGGTTCAATTTAAAACTATAGAGTATAAAACTATTTGGAGGAAACTTATGAAATTTGATGCCGAAATAAAAAAGATGGTGGACGCTTACGGCGGATGGATGGAAGGCGATTTTGAAAACAGGGCAGGGGGAACAGGCCGAATGACTAAGGCTCTCT
It encodes:
- a CDS encoding methyltransferase domain-containing protein codes for the protein MISDKNNCDKSAYDKNAIKDAVKEHYENLARENLAVNGEAEKITASIGYAAKDLAGIPKEADLGLGCGNPQEAAKPRLNESVLDLGCGRGLDCFIASKAVGKNGKVFGLDGSETMIRRASEIAVKNGFTNCEFILGEIENIPLPDNSLDLIMSNCVINLSTDKYGVYSEIYRCLRKGGRTAVSDITLKKALPQEWVSDPDMVKT
- a CDS encoding methyltransferase, with protein sequence MGGAWSAEQIKTAFEKIGFKNIDISSKEVSDEYAKKWGHGLEIKTYIQSSLIYAEK
- a CDS encoding type II toxin-antitoxin system HicB family antitoxin translates to MIEYKGYIGKIEYDPEAKILHGDVINTRDVITFQGTSVAEIEKAFVDSVDDYLNWCREENVEPEKPYSGKFNIRISPELHKRIAINAKRLNLSLNSFVEKALQHELTMTRI
- a CDS encoding galactokinase, with amino-acid sequence MNLTDDIQLQELKNAFISFYGNSEEKIIFAASPARINIIGEHIDYNGGLVLPASVNLYLRIALRKRRDKKIIYRSVKSEKVFEFELDGNLAFDEEKDYANYLNGMFLFLKERGLKADTGFELLITSDIPQGSGISSSAALELCFGKIISHAFDFEINGVELAKTGRRVENEFLGLKSGIMDQFSIAMGKKNQALLLDTSSLEYEYIPLETEPYRIVIMNSNKPRKLTESKYNERKEECEKALAFLQKEKDINFLCDLSVSDFKKLEQGLASNLGEKFARRVRHCVTEMDRVRRSAEALKNKDLKLLGDYLNQSHLSLKDDYEVTGKELDALFFAAIKEKSCIGARMTGAGFSGCAIAIVHKDGFEDFAERVGKEYTEQTGFTASFFACQASDGVSVISV
- a CDS encoding ATP-grasp domain-containing protein; translation: MKENKKRILILGAGLMQGPAIRAAKELGCEVIAVDGNPNAVCAKEADKFFPIDLKDIPSLIDLAKKLKEEGGPADKGIAGLDGVFTAATDFSVSVAAVAESRSLPGHSLEAARRASDKVLMRECFEKHGVPSPKFTHIFKNEIDEALQILKQKDIPFPITIKPADNMGARGCRLVYSQEELRPALEDAVNFSRSGKAIAEEFIDGEEFSLEALVVNGEIFLNALADRHIFFPPYFVEMGHTIPSIKGKEECDELIRVFCLGIRALGLTNGAAKGDIFLRKADPQKGDKRTACVGEIAARLSGGYMSGWTVPYSSGFNVTKAAVKIALGEPVDELPIGGAARFSAERAWISVPGIIKKIEGLEGARSTKNVKDVLPRLFENDEAVFPKNNVEKCGNVLSSAESYEEAVKASMEAVQKIFLRLEKANSKTNLFFEKTNPSIAEQNNYPPNFFKFPQNKSTDKIKNKSFDKLLENSILIEEDEILYPSFFKDFLNTAFDVHGLSIREAIKKSFDLEPKLKERMLKTQKIGEPLSPHLVLWWKYFIRGSRQGLIYYFDTELCG
- a CDS encoding Nif3-like dinuclear metal center hexameric protein; translation: MKLKDLDLYFTELLNIDAFAAQDLSQNGVQVQNSGKEIKKIAFAVDACLQSIKEAAERKADMLFVHHGLLWSRSLRIMGNHYHRIKALLDNDIVLYAVHLPLDAHPLYGNNIGLARRLELENLKEFGMYRGINIGLYGSLPAKPGSEEGLEIDEIVNKLFPQGEKPANILPFGPKKIKTVGVISGGAASEIDDAIALGLDLYITGEIEHITYHNALENRINVIAGGHYQTETVGVQLVAKKLELDTNLETCFIDIPTGF
- a CDS encoding aconitase X encodes the protein MQLTREQEEILNGSQGEMQAKVLKTLVMYGEAFGAERLVKVTGRYGHLVTSFGIGVMKPVYKLMDELLQSQAVSGIPFTVDPRPLDDVVPKSFLERLVFRFMYSKQEEYEKQLKAMGLLSDEGYTCTCYFDEVGNTPKKGEILSWAESSAVNYANSVLGARCNRNSGIIEMFGLIAGWVPEFGLLTDEGRKADLIVEIETENLAEAQLLGSAIGIKAVENVPYIRGLDKFLGHDLNEEVRAYFKDMGAAMASNGAVGLYHVENLTPEAKESGASLIRKNAETYKITEAELLRIRASYPDIRKNKNAAPELCFIGCPHLSKQQLIKWTNTIERKLKENNKSKISIPTVMTSPRGVLKEFSKTEEYAKLKSFGLLFSETCPLMYMNNPLCAKKSVITNSNKLRTYTTAVYYKDDEIADLITGGV
- a CDS encoding aconitase X swivel domain-containing protein, producing the protein MKTFKGRVIVPGTVSAEALVSSQGFNTLASFQKALMFGDKKAHCSDQNNPDLYKKEIAGKALCLPQTIGSTTGGMVIFCAASMGRQPACMLFSEPIDSLAAAGVILAANFADNPIPTIDNLGKEFLSAVKSGSRIEVKEGGEVLIED